The Leadbettera azotonutricia ZAS-9 genome has a window encoding:
- a CDS encoding DUF433 domain-containing protein has translation MNEPSDYISIDPAIRFGKPCIKGTRIAVGDILGWLSSGMNHAEIIEDYPELQEVHILSALAFAAQRDAMTKLVVHSTQAVKSA, from the coding sequence ATGAATGAACCAAGTGATTATATCTCCATCGACCCCGCAATCCGTTTTGGGAAGCCCTGCATCAAGGGAACCCGGATCGCGGTTGGCGACATACTCGGCTGGCTTTCCTCCGGCATGAACCATGCGGAAATAATTGAGGACTACCCTGAATTGCAGGAAGTTCATATCCTCTCTGCCCTTGCCTTCGCTGCCCAACGTGACGCCATGACCAAACTGGTTGTCCATTCCACCCAAGCTGTAAAGTCAGCGTGA
- a CDS encoding S1C family serine protease, giving the protein MKLYSRRQVVFFSVLTGLIGVMLALGLGLFKFPGFGSGAGGDGAAGVSQAGQAEKAAANVPELLQSASPLKINTADQDLYTKDEWENINIYEQLNPGVVNITTETVAINWFLEPVPQEGGSGSGSIIDTRGFVLTNNHVIQNAYKVFINLSDGSQFEGTIVGTDPENDIAVLKFEPPRGTDLRTIPFGSSDGLKVGQKVLAIGNPFALERTLTVGIVSGLGRPIQISANNIIRDMIQTDASINPGNSGGPLLDTKGKMIGINTMIYSPSGGSVGIGFAVPINTAKRVVAEIIEYGKVKRGWIDATVVQIFPSLVSYAKLPVSSGLLVSRTRHSGFAERAGLRQGTEPVQYGRSVIYLGGDIITSVDGMKTNSLKDLYSALEDNKPGEIIKVEILRAGKAQTLDVILSDREEVLTR; this is encoded by the coding sequence ATGAAATTATACAGCCGCAGGCAGGTGGTCTTTTTTTCGGTTCTTACCGGCCTTATAGGGGTGATGCTTGCCCTGGGGCTGGGGCTTTTTAAATTCCCGGGCTTTGGCAGCGGGGCAGGGGGCGACGGGGCCGCCGGGGTCTCGCAGGCGGGGCAGGCAGAAAAAGCCGCCGCCAATGTACCGGAGCTCCTCCAGTCCGCCAGCCCCCTCAAAATCAACACCGCGGATCAGGATCTCTACACCAAGGATGAATGGGAGAATATCAACATTTATGAACAGCTCAACCCCGGCGTAGTGAACATCACCACCGAAACCGTGGCCATCAACTGGTTCCTCGAGCCTGTCCCTCAGGAAGGCGGCTCCGGCTCCGGCTCCATCATAGACACCAGGGGCTTTGTGCTCACCAACAACCACGTTATCCAGAACGCCTACAAGGTTTTCATCAACCTGTCCGACGGCAGCCAGTTCGAAGGCACTATTGTCGGGACTGACCCTGAAAACGATATCGCGGTCCTGAAATTCGAACCCCCCAGGGGGACGGATCTCAGGACCATACCCTTTGGCAGTTCCGACGGCCTCAAGGTGGGCCAAAAGGTGCTTGCCATAGGCAACCCCTTTGCCCTGGAAAGAACCCTCACGGTGGGCATAGTCTCAGGTCTCGGGCGGCCCATACAAATCTCCGCCAACAACATCATCAGGGACATGATCCAGACCGATGCGTCCATCAACCCCGGCAACTCGGGGGGCCCCCTTCTCGACACCAAGGGAAAGATGATAGGCATCAATACCATGATCTACTCGCCTTCCGGCGGTTCCGTGGGCATAGGCTTTGCGGTGCCCATCAACACAGCCAAACGGGTGGTAGCCGAAATCATCGAATACGGCAAGGTGAAGCGGGGCTGGATAGATGCCACAGTAGTGCAAATCTTCCCCTCCCTGGTGAGCTATGCCAAGCTTCCGGTCAGCTCGGGCCTTCTGGTTTCGCGGACCAGGCACAGCGGCTTTGCCGAAAGGGCAGGTCTGCGCCAGGGCACAGAACCGGTCCAGTACGGCCGCAGCGTCATCTACCTTGGGGGCGACATCATCACTTCCGTGGATGGCATGAAAACCAACAGCCTGAAGGATCTGTACTCTGCCCTGGAAGACAACAAGCCCGGCGAAATCATCAAAGTGGAAATTCTCAGGGCAGGGAAAGCCCAAACCCTGGATGTGATACTTTCGGACAGGGAAGAGGTGCTGACCCGCTAG
- a CDS encoding DUF5615 family PIN-like protein: MKLLLDANISWRLCSVLAPRFGECAHVNKTILPFPATDTQIWNHAKENNYIIVTQDADFLNFLQTKGYPPKIILLHTGNISTKEAEKILLQAKPSIEELDSKDLGLLEIW, from the coding sequence GTGAAATTGTTGCTTGACGCCAATATCTCCTGGCGTCTTTGCTCAGTCCTTGCTCCCCGTTTTGGCGAGTGTGCCCATGTGAACAAGACGATCCTTCCATTCCCGGCTACAGATACCCAAATATGGAATCATGCCAAAGAGAACAACTATATTATTGTCACCCAGGATGCTGATTTTCTCAATTTCCTCCAGACAAAAGGCTATCCTCCCAAGATCATCCTTCTTCATACCGGGAACATCAGTACTAAAGAGGCTGAAAAGATACTATTACAGGCCAAGCCCTCTATTGAAGAACTGGACAGCAAAGACTTGGGGTTGTTGGAAATTTGGTAA
- a CDS encoding leucine-rich repeat protein, whose product MKKNKVLLRGIAAALLAFGLVFSSCGLGAGDDVVTYQISGTIRGSDASGGLSGASVQLKNGAAAQGVAVSTAVDGTYTITGAGAGTYTIEASKSGYKTNTSAEFAVTGGNVIGKDLTLQKEDTNVVITPDNIGDMKTLIAAASGGTTSYAPLVVAISGAVNLSGSNSEGADPLHKLFAAIPNDKYVTYDLSGCTLTSIEDISESATYARTNYDRLVSIILPDTLTAIGELAFVNCYSLTSATIPNGVTSIGVGAFYGCSSLKNMTILRDTTPLATLGVVAFYGTHADLAIQVPESILAAYKAADGWSSYATKIVAITQ is encoded by the coding sequence ATGAAGAAAAACAAAGTTTTACTAAGGGGAATAGCGGCGGCCTTGCTCGCATTCGGCCTTGTGTTTTCGAGCTGCGGCCTTGGCGCAGGCGATGATGTAGTCACATACCAGATCAGCGGAACGATTAGAGGCAGCGATGCCTCAGGCGGCCTAAGCGGCGCATCAGTGCAGCTTAAGAACGGCGCTGCAGCCCAAGGGGTTGCGGTAAGCACCGCGGTGGACGGAACCTATACCATTACCGGCGCGGGCGCAGGGACATACACCATCGAAGCGTCCAAGAGCGGCTACAAAACCAATACCAGTGCGGAGTTCGCGGTAACCGGCGGCAATGTTATAGGCAAAGACCTGACACTGCAAAAGGAAGACACAAATGTGGTTATTACTCCAGATAATATAGGCGATATGAAAACCCTTATCGCAGCGGCAAGCGGCGGAACCACGAGCTATGCTCCCCTTGTTGTCGCCATTTCCGGTGCTGTGAACCTTTCGGGAAGCAACAGCGAAGGCGCCGACCCCCTGCACAAACTTTTTGCCGCGATTCCAAATGATAAATATGTTACCTATGATCTGAGCGGCTGCACCCTCACCAGTATTGAAGATATATCCGAAAGCGCCACATATGCCAGAACGAATTATGACCGGCTTGTGTCCATCATCCTGCCGGATACGCTGACCGCTATTGGCGAATTGGCGTTCGTTAACTGCTACAGCCTGACCTCGGCTACCATTCCCAACGGTGTTACTTCTATCGGCGTCGGTGCGTTCTATGGCTGCAGCAGCCTGAAAAACATGACGATACTACGGGACACAACGCCTTTGGCAACACTGGGTGTTGTGGCGTTTTACGGTACCCATGCCGATCTGGCAATCCAGGTGCCCGAAAGCATCCTGGCTGCCTATAAAGCGGCGGACGGATGGAGCAGCTACGCAACTAAGATTGTGGCCATAACGCAATAA